The genomic stretch TCCGGCAGGCACAGCGGGAAGCAACCGGCATTAGGGAACTGGCTCAAGATAACGCGAAAGCTATCGTGGCCGAGGCACAAACCCGTGCCAATACTGAAGCCGAGAACACGATCCTCAAAGCCCAGCGCCGGATCGACGCCGACACGATATCTGCGATGCGCACTCTCGAAGGCGACATCGGCGAGCTCGCCACTGACCTCGCCGGGCGCATCGTGGGTGAAGCCATCCAAGATGAGGCTCTCGCACATCGGGTGATCGACCGTTTTATCGACGAGCTTGCGCAAAACACACCCGAATACGCCAAGGGAGCTGAGGCGTAAATGCGTTCCGGTAGCCGTATCGCCCTTGCTCGGGCACGTGACAGATGGGAAGGCTTACTGGCCAATCGGCCGGGTGAAGAGCTCAAGTTTGCCGAGGAGATCTTCTCTGTTGTCGACA from Trueperella bialowiezensis encodes the following:
- the atpF gene encoding F0F1 ATP synthase subunit B, yielding MFETTSAWWDIDYHLLLPAPADLIWGTVAFAVVAFAVYKYGWPAFKETLDERAEKIDAGLKAAELARAEVADQRAQIEEEIRQAQREATGIRELAQDNAKAIVAEAQTRANTEAENTILKAQRRIDADTISAMRTLEGDIGELATDLAGRIVGEAIQDEALAHRVIDRFIDELAQNTPEYAKGAEA